Genomic window (Streptosporangium brasiliense):
GCGCGTCGCGGGCAAGGGCACCTTCGTGGCCCGCCCCAAGATCGAGATGGCCCTCCGGCTGACCTCCTTCAGCGACGAGATGCGCGCCAGGGGCATGGAGCCCGGCTCCCGCGACCTGGACCGCAGGGTGGTCAGGGCCAGCGCGCACCTCGCCCGGGAGCTCGGCATCCAGCCCGGGGACGAGGTGCACTTCATCGAACGGCTGCGCACCGCCGCCGACGAGCCCATGTGCATCGAGCGGGCCCACATCCCGGTCTCCCTCGCGCCCGACCTCGACACCCACGACCTGACGGGCCGTTCCCTCTACGCTCTGCTCGAGACCCGCTACGGCCTGGTGCTCGACGCGGGCGAGCTCACCATCGACGGCGGCATAGCCGACCCCGGAGACGCCGATCTGCTGAAGCTGCCGCGCGGCGGGGCCGTCCTGCTGCTCCAGCGGCGCTCCTTCGCCGGAGGCGTCTGCGCCGAACTCGGGGTCTCCACCTACCGCGCCGACCGCTACCAGCTCCGCACGGTCCTGGAGATACCGGCCCGTCGCTCCTGACTCCCTCCCTCTCCTCCCTCTCCCCACCCCCTGGAGGAAAGTCCGATGAGTTCCACCTCAGCGGACGCGGGTCTCCCCGCCCCGTCCCCGGCCGGATCCGCCGTGATGAGCGTGCTCCAGCGGCTGGGACGCTCCCTCATGCTGCCGATCGCGGTCCTGCCGGCCGCAGGCCTGCTCCTCCGGCTCGGGAAGGACGACCTCGTCGGCCGTACCGACAACCCCTTCCTCGACGACGTCGCCCACGTCCTCGAAACCGCGGGCGGCGCGCTCTTCGACAACCTGCCCATCCTGTTCGCGATCGGCGTCGCCATCGGGTTCGCCCGCAAGGCCGACGGCTCCACCGCGCTGGCCGCGCTCGTCGGCTACCTGGTCTTCCACGCCGTCAGCATGACCATGTTCTTCAACCTCTTCGACGACAGGCTCAGAGCCTCCATCTCCAGCCGGCTGTTCGACCCCGCCAACCCGGGCGTCCCGGAGGTGGTGCTCAACCTCGGCGCGCAGAACCCCACCCGGGTGCTCGGCGGCATCGTCATGGGCCTCGTCTCCGCGCTGCTGTGGCAGCGCTACTACCGCACCAAGCTGCCCACCTGGCTGGCCTTCTTCGGCGGACGCCGCCTGGTGCCGATCATCACCGCCTTCGCCGGGCTGGTCCTGGGCGTCCTGTTCGGCGCCGTCTGGCCGATCATCGGCACCTGGCTGCGCGCCTTCGGCACCTGGCTGGCCGAGAACAGCACGGTCGGCGCCGGGGTCTACGGCATGGTCAACCGCGCGCTGCTCCCGCTGGGCCTGCACCACATCGTCAACAACGTGGTCTGGACCCAGGTGCCGGAGTGCGTGGTCGACGGCAAGCAGCTCGCCGGCGACCTGGTCTGCTTCAACAACGGCGCCCCGGGCTACGGCGGCTTCGAGGCGGGCCTCTACCCGATCCTCATGTTCGGCCTGCCCGCCGCGGCCGTCGCCATCTGGCGGGCCGCGCCGAAGCACCGCCGCGCCGCGGTCGGCTCGATCATGATCTCCGCCGCGCTCACCGCGTTCCTCACCGGGATCACCGAGCCGATCGAGTTCGCCTTCATCTTCGTCGCCCCGGTCCTGTTCGTGGTGCACATCGTCCTGACCGGCATCTCCCTGGCGATCGCCTCCGCCCTGGGCGCCAAGCTCGCCTTCAGCTTCTCCTCCGGCCTGATCGACCTCGTCCTGTACGGCACCGCCCCCAACGCCGAAGGCGTCCCGATCCTCATCGTGATGGGCCTCGTGTACGCGGCGATCTACTACGCCGTGTTCAGCTTCCTGATCAGGAAGCTGAACATCATGACCCCGGGCCGCGAGCCCGAGCCCGACGTCGACTCCGGCGAGTCCGCCGCGGCGGCCACCGGCCGGGCCTGACCCCGCCCGGCCTCCGGACCGGTGCGGCGACCGGCCCCGGCGCTCCCGTTGTGTATTCACGACGGCGGGTGGTAGATACCAACCATCCCCCTGCACGACGCGGCACGCAGGGGGTTCGGGATGGGCACGGCAGCCGTAGAACGCGGCCCGTCGATGTGGTCGTCGGTCTTCGCGATACTTCAGCGCATCGGGCGCTCGCTGATGATGCCGATCGCGGTGCTGCCCGCCGCCGGCCTGCTGCTCAGGTTCGGCCAGGAGGACCTGCTCGGCCGGACCGACAACGCCTTCCTCGACCAGGTGGCCGGCGTCTTCGCCGCCGCCGGCGGCGCCCTGTTCGACAACCTGCCGCTGCTGTTCGCGGTCGGCGTCGCGATCGGGTTCGCCCGCAAGGCCGACGGCTCCACCGCGCTCGCCGCGGTGGTCGGCTACCTGGTCTTCGACCGGGTCAGCAGGACCCTGTTCTTCACCGCCGCCCCGGCCTCCGAGGTCTACAAGAAGATCGCGCTGAACGTCGTGGGCCCCGACGGGCGCCCCCTGCCCATGCTCAACCTCGGCGTGCAGAACCCCACCGGCGTCCTGGGCGGGATCGTCATCGGCATCACCGCCGCCCTGCTCTGGCAGCGCTACTACCGGGTCAAGCTCCCCTCCTGGCTCGCCTTCTTCGGCGGGCGGCGGTCCGTCCCGATCGTCACCGCCGTCGCCGCGCTGCTCCTCGGTGTGATCTTCGGCCTGCTCTGGCGGCCGGTCGGCGACTGGCTGGCCCTCGTGGGCGACTGGCTGGCCGCCCACGGCACCGCGGGCGCGGGCGTCTACGGCGTGGCCAACCGCCTGCTCATCCCGGTCGGCCTGCACCACTTCCTGAACACGATCGTCTGGTTCACCCTCCCCGAGTGCCAGGCCGGGGTCGAGGGCGCGACCAGG
Coding sequences:
- a CDS encoding GntR family transcriptional regulator; this encodes MAQIDPDSPVPKYFQLREILLDLIENNELAIGMAIPSERELCQRFGLSRMTVRQAVDHLVSEGRLQRVAGKGTFVARPKIEMALRLTSFSDEMRARGMEPGSRDLDRRVVRASAHLARELGIQPGDEVHFIERLRTAADEPMCIERAHIPVSLAPDLDTHDLTGRSLYALLETRYGLVLDAGELTIDGGIADPGDADLLKLPRGGAVLLLQRRSFAGGVCAELGVSTYRADRYQLRTVLEIPARRS
- a CDS encoding PTS transporter subunit EIIC; the protein is MSSTSADAGLPAPSPAGSAVMSVLQRLGRSLMLPIAVLPAAGLLLRLGKDDLVGRTDNPFLDDVAHVLETAGGALFDNLPILFAIGVAIGFARKADGSTALAALVGYLVFHAVSMTMFFNLFDDRLRASISSRLFDPANPGVPEVVLNLGAQNPTRVLGGIVMGLVSALLWQRYYRTKLPTWLAFFGGRRLVPIITAFAGLVLGVLFGAVWPIIGTWLRAFGTWLAENSTVGAGVYGMVNRALLPLGLHHIVNNVVWTQVPECVVDGKQLAGDLVCFNNGAPGYGGFEAGLYPILMFGLPAAAVAIWRAAPKHRRAAVGSIMISAALTAFLTGITEPIEFAFIFVAPVLFVVHIVLTGISLAIASALGAKLAFSFSSGLIDLVLYGTAPNAEGVPILIVMGLVYAAIYYAVFSFLIRKLNIMTPGREPEPDVDSGESAAAATGRA
- a CDS encoding PTS transporter subunit EIIC; this encodes MGTAAVERGPSMWSSVFAILQRIGRSLMMPIAVLPAAGLLLRFGQEDLLGRTDNAFLDQVAGVFAAAGGALFDNLPLLFAVGVAIGFARKADGSTALAAVVGYLVFDRVSRTLFFTAAPASEVYKKIALNVVGPDGRPLPMLNLGVQNPTGVLGGIVIGITAALLWQRYYRVKLPSWLAFFGGRRSVPIVTAVAALLLGVIFGLLWRPVGDWLALVGDWLAAHGTAGAGVYGVANRLLIPVGLHHFLNTIVWFTLPECQAGVEGATRNASGDLNCYFAGQDGAGIFMTGFFPVMMFGLLGAAIAMWQAAPHGKRATVGGIMLSAGLTSFVTGITEPLEFAFIFVAPVLFVVHALLTGLSMALMAELGARLGFTFSGGAIDMLLNAGKSNTHRVGLIIVFGLIYAVVYYLLFTVLIRRLNLATPGREPEDADAPPGAAGPPVP